In Chlorocebus sabaeus isolate Y175 chromosome 19, mChlSab1.0.hap1, whole genome shotgun sequence, a single genomic region encodes these proteins:
- the LOC140709118 gene encoding cadherin EGF LAG seven-pass G-type receptor 2-like isoform X2, with amino-acid sequence MICLLLVEKPLHVFVKRCFPVPPVCWACGVAQGAAELSGALPEPDAADHHLHTVRAELHNNMCLCEPCENYMKGVCLLRFDSSVPFLSSTTVLFWPIYLIHGLRCWRPPGFTSDYCEMEIDLCYSNLCSAKGRYHSRKGSYI; translated from the coding sequence ATGATTTGTTTACTGCTGGTTGAGAAGCCGCTGCATGTATTTGTAAAACGGTGCTTCCCAGTGCCTCCTGTGTGCTGGGCATGTGGAGTTGCACAGGGTGCAGCCGAGCTAAGTGGGGCCCTACCTGAACCGGATGCTGCCGACCACCATCTCCACACAGTGCGTGCTGAGCTCCACAACAACATGTGCCTGTGCGAGCCCTGCGAGAACTACATGAAGGGCGTCTGCCTGCTGCGCTTTGACAGCTCTGTGCCCTTCCTCAGCTCCACCACTGTGCTCTTCTGGCCCATCTACCTCATCCATGGCCTGCGCTGCTGGCGCCCACCTGGCTTCACCAGCGACTACTGCGAGATGGAGATCGACCTCTGCTACTCCAACCTATGCAGCGCCAAAGGTCG